The following coding sequences are from one Clostridioides difficile ATCC 9689 = DSM 1296 window:
- a CDS encoding Gfo/Idh/MocA family protein, whose product MEKVKVAVIGAGNRGTYAYAPYIYENSDVCEIVAVAEPKKGRRELFTKKYNLDSKNVFETLEDFFKHDKMADAVIIATNDDRHYDVAKLALEKGYHVLLEKPMSNSLDGLVHIDDLCDKYKDKIFMICHVLRYSPFYNKLKEIVESKKLGELVSIQYNENIGYWHFAHSFTRGNWRNSNETSPLILAKSCHDMDILLYLVGSRCKKISAFGSLKHLNNQNASGEMAQNCLQCLVEKKCPYSAKRIYLEKDRSINRAVHINPTEENLLNILKTSPYGRCVYRCDNNVVDNMVNILQFENGVTATFNLCAFTKENGRTIKLMFSHGEVGGDLNKNEIRIKEFGKNEEIVMNPSNQQNMVEEYDRNLIAEFIKLVSNKELEKGRVAAKEAIQSHVMAFAAEYSRVSDEVVYIEEFFDSAKQMTKEIEETIF is encoded by the coding sequence ATGGAAAAAGTGAAAGTTGCTGTGATTGGAGCAGGTAATAGAGGAACGTATGCATATGCTCCATATATTTATGAAAATTCTGATGTATGTGAAATAGTTGCTGTAGCAGAACCTAAAAAAGGAAGACGAGAACTATTTACAAAAAAATATAACCTAGATAGTAAAAATGTATTTGAAACTTTAGAAGACTTTTTTAAACATGACAAGATGGCAGATGCAGTAATAATAGCTACAAATGATGATAGACATTATGATGTAGCAAAACTAGCTCTTGAAAAAGGTTATCATGTACTATTAGAAAAGCCAATGTCTAATAGTTTAGATGGTTTGGTACATATAGATGACTTGTGTGATAAGTATAAAGATAAGATTTTTATGATTTGCCATGTACTGAGATATTCTCCATTTTATAATAAATTAAAAGAAATTGTAGAAAGCAAAAAATTAGGAGAGCTAGTTAGTATACAATATAATGAAAATATAGGATATTGGCATTTTGCACATAGCTTTACTAGAGGGAATTGGAGAAATAGCAATGAAACCAGTCCTTTAATTTTAGCAAAGAGTTGTCATGACATGGATATTTTGTTATATTTAGTAGGAAGTAGATGCAAAAAAATATCTGCATTTGGAAGCTTAAAGCATCTTAATAACCAAAATGCTAGTGGAGAGATGGCACAAAATTGTCTTCAGTGTTTAGTTGAAAAAAAATGTCCATATTCAGCAAAGAGAATTTATTTAGAAAAAGATAGAAGTATAAATAGAGCTGTTCACATAAATCCAACTGAAGAGAATCTATTAAATATACTTAAGACAAGTCCATATGGAAGATGTGTTTACAGATGTGATAATAATGTTGTAGACAATATGGTAAATATACTACAGTTTGAAAATGGAGTGACGGCTACTTTTAATTTATGTGCATTTACTAAAGAAAATGGAAGAACTATAAAGTTAATGTTTAGCCATGGTGAAGTTGGTGGGGATTTAAATAAAAATGAGATAAGAATTAAAGAATTTGGAAAAAACGAAGAAATAGTTATGAATCCATCAAATCAACAGAATATGGTAGAGGAATATGATAGAAATCTTATAGCTGAATTTATTAAATTAGTTTCAAATAAAGAACTAGAAAAGGGTAGAGTAGCAGCAAAAGAAGCTATACAAAGTCATGTAATGGCATTTGCAGCAGAATATTCTAGGGTCAGTGATGAAGTAGTGTATATAGAAGAATTTTTTGATAGTGCTAAGCAAATGACTAAGGAGATAGAAGAAACTATATTTTAA
- a CDS encoding S66 peptidase family protein codes for MLGIIAPSGPLRNTSLEEIKFNLESYGYEVKFSESCSLNYKGYLAGNDDIRARDIEDMFLDKDVDIIMCLRGGYGTTRILDKINYDIIKQNPKPFIGFSDITGLNLAFYKNCGLLPYHGIMAANVGKWDKFTYKSLVNALEFKDELYLENPKEEKIYTVCEGKAEGIIMGGNLSLIIATMGTKYEIDAKDKILFIEEIGEPQYKLDRMLTQLYSSGKLEECNGIIFGDFKDCIEENDLMELLIEFANKVNKPSIYNLQSGHCIPMITIPLGRMCELDATEKIVKLKK; via the coding sequence ATGTTAGGAATAATTGCGCCATCTGGGCCATTAAGAAATACAAGTTTGGAGGAAATAAAGTTTAATTTAGAAAGTTATGGTTACGAAGTTAAGTTTTCTGAAAGTTGTAGTTTAAATTATAAAGGTTATTTAGCTGGTAATGATGATATTAGAGCAAGGGATATAGAAGATATGTTTTTAGATAAAGATGTAGATATAATTATGTGCTTAAGAGGAGGTTATGGAACAACAAGAATATTGGATAAAATAAATTATGATATAATAAAGCAAAATCCAAAACCATTTATAGGTTTTTCTGATATAACAGGTTTAAATTTAGCTTTCTATAAAAATTGTGGTCTTTTACCATATCATGGAATAATGGCAGCAAATGTAGGTAAATGGGATAAATTTACCTATAAATCATTGGTAAATGCTTTAGAATTTAAAGATGAATTATATTTAGAAAATCCAAAAGAAGAAAAGATTTATACTGTATGTGAAGGTAAAGCAGAGGGAATAATAATGGGAGGAAATTTATCCTTAATAATTGCCACAATGGGAACAAAATATGAAATAGATGCAAAAGATAAAATTTTGTTTATTGAGGAAATTGGAGAACCTCAATATAAATTGGATAGAATGTTAACACAACTATATTCTTCAGGAAAACTTGAGGAATGTAATGGTATAATTTTTGGAGATTTTAAGGATTGTATTGAAGAAAATGATTTGATGGAATTACTAATAGAATTTGCAAATAAGGTCAATAAACCTTCTATATATAATCTTCAGTCAGGACATTGTATCCCAATGATAACTATTCCTTTGGGCAGAATGTGCGAATTAGATGCTACAGAAAAAATCGTTAAATTAAAAAAATAG
- a CDS encoding M55 family metallopeptidase: MKLYLSADIEGTCGIVNWDETKLECEFSQHYRTQMSKEITAACDGATQSGVHEILVKDAHDSGRNINPNILPENVKILRGWTKDPLVMMAGIDESFDACIFTGYHSGATCNGNPLSHTMDIDYDYFKINDEIASEFTINAYIAAYYNVPVAFLSGDEMLCESAKKLNPNIVTVPVSKGIGNGSISIHPNLALKKIEKGVKKALSGDLSRHLIKLPDKFKIEIKFREHYKAFKASFYPNMKKIDSQTVLFETEDYYEFLRMLLFI, encoded by the coding sequence ATGAAATTGTATTTAAGTGCTGATATAGAAGGTACTTGTGGTATTGTAAATTGGGATGAAACAAAACTTGAATGTGAATTTTCGCAACACTATAGAACACAAATGAGTAAAGAGATAACAGCAGCATGTGATGGAGCTACTCAATCTGGTGTACATGAAATACTTGTTAAAGATGCACATGACAGTGGTAGAAATATTAATCCAAATATTTTACCTGAAAACGTCAAAATACTTAGAGGATGGACCAAAGACCCACTAGTTATGATGGCAGGAATTGATGAAAGCTTTGATGCATGTATATTCACCGGCTATCACTCTGGAGCTACTTGTAATGGTAATCCACTTTCTCATACTATGGATATTGATTATGACTATTTTAAAATAAATGATGAAATAGCATCTGAATTTACTATAAATGCTTATATTGCTGCATATTATAATGTTCCTGTAGCATTTTTAAGTGGAGATGAAATGCTTTGTGAGAGTGCAAAAAAACTAAATCCAAATATAGTCACTGTTCCTGTGTCAAAAGGAATTGGAAATGGTTCAATTTCAATCCATCCAAACCTTGCACTAAAAAAAATTGAAAAAGGTGTCAAAAAAGCTTTATCTGGAGATTTATCTAGGCACTTAATAAAATTGCCAGATAAATTTAAGATAGAAATAAAATTTAGAGAACATTATAAAGCTTTTAAGGCCTCTTTTTATCCAAATATGAAAAAAATAGATTCTCAAACAGTACTATTTGAAACAGAGGACTATTATGAATTTTTAAGAATGTTATTATTTATATAA
- a CDS encoding DMT family transporter: MSSTIKSNRIKGIMFIIASALGFAMMSAFVKLAGDLPSFQKVFFRNLVSAIIAFWLIIKHKGSLTGKKENLKVLLYRSIFGTLGVIFNYYAIDKLMLSDANMLNKMSPFLVVIFCAIALKEKINVKQIGAIIIAFIGALFIIKPTFSVEVIPYLGGIAGAVFAAMAYTCLRVLGDREDYYTIVFFFSVFSLVTVGPIAFAVYEPMTLMQLIYLLLGGVFASLGQFGITLAYKYAPAKEISIFDYSNIIFSAILSIFLFNVYPDMLSVVGYLIVFSAAFYMFLYNKKLDKLDKEKKK, translated from the coding sequence TCGAATAAAAGGTATAATGTTTATAATAGCATCAGCGCTTGGCTTTGCAATGATGTCTGCATTCGTAAAGCTAGCTGGAGATTTACCAAGTTTTCAAAAAGTGTTCTTTAGAAATCTGGTATCAGCTATAATAGCTTTTTGGCTTATCATAAAACATAAAGGAAGTCTAACTGGTAAAAAAGAAAATTTAAAAGTACTTTTATATAGGTCAATATTTGGAACTCTAGGAGTTATATTTAACTACTATGCAATTGACAAGTTGATGCTTTCAGATGCTAATATGCTAAATAAAATGAGTCCCTTCCTTGTAGTAATATTTTGTGCAATTGCTCTAAAAGAAAAAATAAATGTAAAGCAGATAGGAGCTATTATAATTGCATTTATAGGAGCTTTATTCATAATAAAACCAACATTTAGTGTAGAAGTAATTCCATATCTTGGGGGAATTGCAGGAGCTGTATTTGCAGCAATGGCATATACTTGTTTAAGAGTTCTTGGAGATAGAGAAGATTACTATACAATTGTATTTTTCTTTTCAGTTTTTTCATTAGTTACTGTAGGGCCAATTGCTTTTGCAGTATATGAACCAATGACCCTTATGCAACTTATATATCTATTACTAGGTGGAGTATTTGCAAGTCTAGGTCAATTTGGAATAACTCTAGCATATAAATATGCACCTGCTAAGGAAATCTCTATATTTGACTATAGTAATATAATCTTTTCAGCAATTTTAAGTATATTCTTATTCAATGTCTATCCAGATATGTTAAGTGTTGTTGGATATTTAATAGTATTTTCGGCAGCATTTTATATGTTTTTATACAATAAGAAGTTAGATAAATTAGACAAAGAAAAGAAGAAGTAA
- a CDS encoding M20 metallopeptidase family protein translates to MLNIKTLCHEINDWVINIRRDLHKTPELGLEEFQTKKKIIKYLNEIGINYIEYKNHTGITAYINVSPNFETVAIRADIDALPITEELNYSYKSINIGKMHACGHDAHTAILLGTCNILFKLKDYLNVNVKFFFQPAEETIGGAQLMIEDGCLENPNVKYIFGLHVNPNINKNLIELKYNTLNASTDTLQLTVHGSKCHGAYPHQGIDAIVISAHIITALQTIVSRNTNPTDSVVISLGKIEGGIKENIVCDKVVIRGTLRTLTPETREFSKKRIREICDFTCKTFGGSISVEIEEGYPALINSNHLVDYVKQNAVELFGEENIILKDSPTLGAEDFSYFLRHCEGAFYHLGCANREKNITSPLHTSTFDIDEDCLITGVMLHVKNVLSF, encoded by the coding sequence ATGCTTAATATAAAAACTCTTTGTCATGAGATAAATGATTGGGTTATAAATATAAGAAGAGATTTACATAAGACTCCAGAACTTGGATTAGAAGAATTTCAAACTAAGAAAAAAATTATTAAATACTTAAATGAAATAGGTATAAATTATATTGAATATAAGAATCATACAGGGATAACTGCATACATTAACGTGAGTCCAAACTTTGAAACAGTTGCTATAAGAGCTGATATAGATGCCTTACCTATAACAGAAGAACTTAATTATTCTTATAAATCTATTAATATTGGCAAAATGCATGCATGTGGTCATGATGCACACACTGCTATTTTACTGGGTACTTGTAATATACTATTTAAATTAAAGGATTACTTAAATGTAAATGTAAAATTCTTTTTTCAACCTGCCGAGGAAACTATTGGTGGGGCTCAACTTATGATAGAAGATGGATGTCTTGAAAACCCAAATGTAAAATATATATTTGGACTTCATGTAAATCCCAATATCAACAAAAATCTAATTGAATTAAAATACAACACTCTAAATGCTTCCACCGATACACTTCAATTAACTGTACATGGTTCAAAATGTCATGGAGCTTATCCACATCAAGGTATTGATGCTATTGTTATATCTGCTCATATTATTACAGCTCTACAGACAATCGTTAGTCGAAACACAAATCCAACTGATTCTGTGGTTATTTCTCTAGGAAAGATTGAAGGTGGAATCAAAGAAAATATAGTTTGTGACAAAGTGGTTATAAGGGGTACTTTGAGAACCTTGACTCCTGAAACTAGAGAGTTTTCAAAAAAACGAATTAGAGAAATTTGCGATTTTACTTGTAAAACATTTGGAGGAAGTATTTCTGTTGAAATTGAGGAAGGTTATCCAGCTCTTATCAATTCAAACCATCTAGTAGATTACGTCAAACAAAATGCTGTAGAATTGTTTGGTGAAGAAAATATTATCCTTAAAGACTCGCCCACTCTTGGGGCTGAAGACTTTTCGTATTTTCTAAGACACTGTGAAGGAGCTTTTTACCACCTTGGTTGTGCAAATCGTGAAAAAAACATTACTTCCCCTTTGCATACCTCTACTTTTGATATTGACGAAGATTGCCTTATTACTGGTGTCATGCTCCATGTAAAAAATGTATTATCATTCTAA
- a CDS encoding DUF3867 domain-containing protein: MSDDRIIDFNELKNKVKDSDVDKFEQYIYNLYFSVMDGKMSMAEFSRKIFDYMRDNNISQEKFMKIQKQFMERYGMDTEEVEKQLRNFGIDPSTAGFMSNNTSSKVSTEDLESFKKSAGFYEKYGEKIQPKSCITTFIKNDLNDINVIIDQEKIMLCSDRKINLMDSELNEFLLEYKNMFNKKIKVVMCETTNKYDY, translated from the coding sequence ATGTCTGATGATAGAATAATAGACTTTAACGAACTAAAGAACAAAGTTAAAGATTCTGATGTAGATAAATTTGAGCAATACATATATAACTTATATTTTTCTGTTATGGATGGAAAGATGTCTATGGCTGAGTTTTCAAGAAAAATATTCGATTATATGAGAGATAACAACATATCTCAAGAAAAATTTATGAAAATACAAAAGCAATTTATGGAGAGATATGGTATGGACACTGAAGAAGTAGAAAAACAACTTAGAAACTTTGGAATCGACCCTTCTACAGCAGGTTTTATGAGTAATAATACTTCCAGCAAAGTATCTACAGAAGATTTAGAGTCATTTAAGAAGAGTGCAGGATTTTATGAGAAATATGGAGAAAAAATCCAACCAAAGAGTTGTATAACAACATTTATAAAAAATGACTTAAATGATATTAATGTAATAATCGACCAAGAAAAGATAATGCTTTGTAGTGATAGAAAAATAAATCTTATGGATTCAGAACTAAATGAGTTTTTATTAGAATATAAGAATATGTTTAATAAAAAAATAAAGGTAGTAATGTGCGAA
- a CDS encoding SAM-dependent methyltransferase, whose amino-acid sequence MKEILINPIGKICIQGEEVFIKLDKKYVPALNELDDFSHLNVFWWADGFDNPELRSILETPKPYKSGPDVIGIFATRSPIRPNPIALTAVQIINIDHENGIIKIPYIDANDNSPVIDLKPYTPSVDRVENPSVPKWCSHWPKSVEKSGEFNWEDEIEF is encoded by the coding sequence ATGAAAGAAATATTAATAAATCCTATAGGTAAAATATGTATTCAAGGCGAAGAGGTCTTTATTAAATTAGACAAAAAGTATGTACCTGCATTAAATGAACTCGACGATTTCAGTCATTTAAATGTATTTTGGTGGGCTGATGGGTTTGATAATCCTGAACTAAGAAGTATTTTAGAAACCCCAAAACCTTATAAAAGTGGACCAGACGTTATAGGAATATTTGCAACAAGGTCACCTATAAGACCCAATCCAATAGCATTGACTGCTGTACAAATTATCAATATCGACCATGAAAATGGCATAATAAAAATACCATATATTGATGCTAATGATAATAGTCCTGTTATTGACTTAAAGCCATATACTCCAAGCGTTGATAGGGTTGAAAATCCTTCCGTTCCTAAATGGTGTAGTCACTGGCCTAAGAGTGTAGAAAAATCAGGAGAATTTAATTGGGAAGATGAAATTGAATTTTAA
- a CDS encoding regulatory YrvL family protein codes for MIKISNKRRIPLGEFISVFLFFAVFFGITFCIFTVIGIGFLSFLGFEYKSLGAVLIFFLIYFCITTPIDFLCTTILDIFRYVNKLPYSIYKLCEFIIDFILTFLAMNIIDTFMDSVTIPLSTEILFALLSYLLSECMDFFDRDKKKP; via the coding sequence TTGATTAAGATAAGTAATAAAAGAAGGATTCCTTTAGGCGAATTTATTTCTGTATTTTTATTTTTTGCTGTTTTTTTTGGTATAACTTTTTGTATTTTCACGGTTATAGGAATTGGCTTCTTATCATTCTTAGGATTTGAATATAAATCTCTTGGAGCTGTATTAATTTTCTTTTTAATATATTTTTGTATAACCACTCCAATTGATTTTCTATGCACTACTATTTTAGATATATTCAGATATGTAAACAAATTACCATACTCAATATATAAACTTTGCGAATTTATAATTGATTTTATACTAACTTTTCTAGCTATGAACATAATTGATACCTTTATGGATTCAGTAACGATTCCTTTAAGTACAGAAATCTTATTCGCTTTACTTTCTTATCTTTTATCAGAATGTATGGATTTTTTTGATAGGGATAAGAAAAAACCTTAA